The nucleotide window AGCCTGGGCGCCCTTGAGATCAGCGTCGATATCCAGCTTCTTCAGCAGACCGACCTGCATCCCGTTGTACATGACCGGGGTGCGGCCGGCCTGCAGCCCGTCGAAATCCAGCAGCGAGACCACGGCCTTGATGCCCGCCTGGGCGGCATCGAAGTCTTCGTAGAGACGGAACGGAATGCTCGGATCGGTCGCTGGGCTGTCCTTGCGGTGCGCGGGCGTGGCGAAGGCGATACCGCCAGCGACGATGCTGGCCAAGGACTCGGTACGGAACTTCACGCCGGTCAGCCCGGCATCGACGGTGACGCCGCTGGCGTTCCAGAAGCGGGTGTGCTTGCGCACCAGGTGCGCATACTCCGGCTGGATATAGAGCTGCACCTCCACGGTGCTGTCATCTTCGGCGAGCACATAGTTCTTCACCTGACCGACCTGGATCTGCCGGTAGAACACCGGGCTGCCGCGATTCAGCGAACCGAGGCGCTCGGCCTTGAGCGTCAGGTGCAGGCCGATGCGACTGTCGGACATCGGCGGCTCTTCCGCCAGGGCTACGAAGCGTCGGGCCGGTTCGCCGTCCGCGGGGCTCACGCCAATATAATTCCCGGAAACCAGTGTTTCCAGGCCGGTAATCCCTGCGAGCGTAACGCTAGGCTTGACCAGCCAGAAGCGGGTGCCGCTGCGCAGATAGCCATCGACGTCCTGATTCATCTCGATGTCGGCGACAACAACCTGCCGCCGTGCCTCGTCCTCAAGGCGCAGGTCGCGTACTACACCGATGGTCATGCCTTTATAGAGGACCGAGGTCTTGCCAATCTCGATTCCTTCTGCGCTGTCGAACACTACTTCGATATGCACGCCGCGTTCGCTGTAGGCCTGCCAGGCGAGCCAGGCACCGATTGCCAGCGCGATCAGCGGTAATATCCAGATCGCCGACCAGTTGGAGGCTGGGCGGGTTCTCGCTTGTGGCAGATCAGTCATGCTTGTTTCCGGATTCGGTGTTATCCCAGATCAGACGGGGGTCGAAGGTAATGGCGGCAAGCATCGTCAGGACCACGACACTGGCGAACGCCACCGCCCCTGTACCGGCTTCCACACTGGCGAGGCTGCCAAAGTTGACAATCGCAACAAGGATCGCGATGACGAAGATATCCAGCATCGACCAGCGCCCGATCCACTCGATGAAACGGAACACCAGCAGGCGCTGACGCGGCGACATGGGATGATGCCGTTGCACAGAGATCAGCAACATGGCGATCCCGATCAACTTGAAGGTCGGCACCAGAATACTTGCAACGAATACTACCGCGGCGATTGGGTACATGCCGTGCCGCGCCAGCGTCACCACGCCTGACATGATGGTGTCCGGCGTGCCGTTGCCGAGCATGCGGACCGTCATGATCGGTAGCAGGTTGGCCGGTAAATAGAGCAATGCCGCGCTAAGCAACAGTGCCCAGGTACGGACGATGCTGTTCGGACGCCGCATGTGCACGCACGCTCCACAGCGTGTGCAGTGTTGCCGCGCGTGCGCCGGCTGATGACGATTGAGCTGATGGCACTCGTGACAGACCATCAACCCGGCATCAGCGGCGCGCATCGACAGGCTCCGCCAACGCTTCCCAGACCTGCTGCGGCGACATCACCAGTTCCAGCCATACCTGAACGACCAACAGCCCAGCAAAGCACGCCAGGCCGATCCCGAGGCTGAGCTCAGCCATGTCTCTAAGCTTGATGATAGAAACCAGGATGCCCAGCAGGTAAACCTCAAGCATCCCCCACTCGCGCAAATGATGATATATCCGGTAAAGCAGCATCCCTAACGGCTTTGCGCGGCGAGTGGCGATACAGAGCAAGACGACGAGCTGGCACAGCAACTTCAGCAACGGAACAACCATGCTGCACAAAAGAACGACAAAAGCGATTCCCTGCATATCACTACGGTAGAGGCTGAGCACGCCCGTCCACACCGTATCATCAGTAACTCTCCCCAGCAGGTTTAACCGCATGATTGGCAGGAAATTCGCCGGGAAATAAAGCAGCAAAGCGGCCAGCACTAACGCCAGCCCCGGCCCGACGAAGCGATGACGCAGACGGAGCAGCTCATAGCCACAACGCACGCACTCCGCAACCTGTCCGTGCGCAAGCGTGGGCCGGGCCATCAATAAATCGCATTCAGGACAAGCCACCAACTGCTCAAGCGGAAGCTGGGCGAGATCTGATGCCGCATCTGGTTCGGACATGCACGCTATCCAGATAAAGAAGTCATTCTAATCGAATGCTATCGGCCGGCTAGCCAAGCTGGATCACCGCCCCGCGTCCCGTGGTGGGTTGCTTAGCATTCCAAGCATCTTTAGGACTGCTCGCAAAACGTCCCATCCGTACGGACTTGCAGGGCCGCCCACGACTGCGCCAACTCGGTAGCTGTTCGCCTCCAACGTTCACCTGGTCAACCTAGTGCTGCATCGCAGGTAATTTCTTCCGCACAAAGACAAACCCCCGAACCGCGCAAGCGGATCGGGGGTTTGGGATAGAAGCTTGACGATGACCTACTCTCACATGGGGAGACCCCACACTACCATCGGCGATGCGTCGTTTCACTACTGAGTTCGGGATGGGATCAGGTGGTTCCAACGCTCTATGGTCGTCAAGCAATTCGGTTGCTGCCTCGGTTTAGCCGCTGCAGCGAGTTGGGTATGTGATGCTGGTAACGCGAATTCTTGCAAATTTTCGGTTTGTTTGTCGACTTACCGTCTAACAGCCAAATTGTTTGGGTGTTATATGGTCAAGCCTCACGGGCAATTAGTACTGGTTAGCTCAACGCCTCACAACGCTTACACACCCAGCCTATCAACGTCGTAGTCTTCGACGGCCCTTCAGGGAGCTCAAGGCTCCAGTGAGATCTCATCTTGAGGCGAGTTTCCCGCTTAGATGCTTTCAGCGGTTATCTCTTCCGAACATAGCTACCCGGCAGTGCCACTGGCGTGACAACCGGAACACCAGAGGTTCGTCCACTCCGGTCCTCTCGTACTAGGAGCAGCCCCTCTCAAATCTCAAACGTCCACGGCAGATAGGGACCGAACTGTCTCACGACGTTCTAAACCCAGCTCGCGTACCACTTTAAATGGCGAACAGCCATACCCTTGGGACCGGCTTCAGCCCCAGGATGTGATGAGCCGACATCGAGGTGCCAAACACCGCCGTCGATATGAACTCTTGGGCGGTATCAGCCTGTTATCCCCGGAGTACCTTTTATCCGTTGAGCGATGGCCCTTCCATACAGAACCACCGGATCACTAAGACCTACTTTCGTACCTGCTCGACGTGTCTGTCTCGCAGTCAAGCGCGCTTTTGCCTTTATACTCTGCGACCGATTTCCGACCGGTCTGAGCGCACCTTCGTACTCCTCCGTTACTCTTTAGGAGGAGACCGCCCCAGTCAAACTACCCACCATACACTGTCCTCGATCCGGATAACGGACCAGAGTTAGAACCTCAAAGTTGCCAGGGTGGTATTTCAAGGATGGCTCCACGCGAACTGGCGTCCACGCTTCAAAGCCTCCCA belongs to Pseudomonas phenolilytica and includes:
- a CDS encoding paraquat-inducible protein A; this translates as MRAADAGLMVCHECHQLNRHQPAHARQHCTRCGACVHMRRPNSIVRTWALLLSAALLYLPANLLPIMTVRMLGNGTPDTIMSGVVTLARHGMYPIAAVVFVASILVPTFKLIGIAMLLISVQRHHPMSPRQRLLVFRFIEWIGRWSMLDIFVIAILVAIVNFGSLASVEAGTGAVAFASVVVLTMLAAITFDPRLIWDNTESGNKHD
- a CDS encoding paraquat-inducible protein A — encoded protein: MSEPDAASDLAQLPLEQLVACPECDLLMARPTLAHGQVAECVRCGYELLRLRHRFVGPGLALVLAALLLYFPANFLPIMRLNLLGRVTDDTVWTGVLSLYRSDMQGIAFVVLLCSMVVPLLKLLCQLVVLLCIATRRAKPLGMLLYRIYHHLREWGMLEVYLLGILVSIIKLRDMAELSLGIGLACFAGLLVVQVWLELVMSPQQVWEALAEPVDARR